Proteins encoded within one genomic window of Hahella chejuensis KCTC 2396:
- a CDS encoding FAD-binding and (Fe-S)-binding domain-containing protein, with the protein MSESFTRFSQAVRQFIPAARVIDDPLRRLAYGTDASFYRLIPQLVLRVENEDEVIRLLQQADAHHIALTFRAAGTSLSGQAVTDSVLVQLQGWREHRIEQNGARIRLQPGVIGAHANRYLAPFRRKIGPDPASINAAKIGGIAANNASGMCCGTKQNSYHTLSHIRAVMADGTVLDTADSDSRNAFAQTHGALLQGLSKLRAEILAKPELAAKIRHKYRLKNTTGYGINALLDFTDPVDILAHLLIGSEGTLGFISAITYNTVEDHPDKATALVFFPDIHIACQAVAALKASPVAAVELIDRRGLASVQSKPGTPEFVCDLPSGAAALLIETRAADAWSLDEQIQQIQQLLNEFSLLNQVPFSKDPHHCAQLWNLRKGLFPALGAAREVGTTVIIEDIAFPIEHLAEGVLELQRLFNEYDYPDALIFGHALEGNLHFVFSQEFSSELAIERYRGLMDAVAQLVAVRFGGSLKAEHGTGRNMAPFVELEWGAEAYAVMRRIKALFDPKGILNPGVIINDDPEAHLRHLKPLPAADPLIDKCIECGFCEPACPSRELTLTPRQRIVASREIARLQASGEDAEQLQALVDAYDYAGDDTCAACGLCALSCPVSINTGDLTRLHRKQKNTARAGKAQWAAEHFSMLTKATRLGLGGADAMHRILGAGAMAKLSHAARKLSKERIPLWHPYLPTAASPCRTDKKAADVVYFSSCASRTMGPARGDAETRSLTEACLRLLEKAGFQVRFPPNTGQLCCGLPFASKGFPDSARQKAEELAQALLASSEDGRLAVFCDASPCTQKLKEAIEQTETGKKLRIYDSVEFIHDFVLDRLTIQKEESPIAIHVTCSAQKMGIGEKLLAIAKRCCNQVVTPEHITCCGFAGDRGFSHPELNASALAPLKAQIQHKGCGEGFSNSRSCEIGLSLHAGVHYHSIVYLVDRVSEKTAEPERV; encoded by the coding sequence ATGTCTGAGTCCTTCACCCGCTTCAGCCAGGCGGTGCGACAGTTCATTCCCGCCGCCAGAGTGATCGATGATCCCCTGCGTCGTCTCGCCTATGGGACGGACGCCAGCTTTTATCGGCTGATTCCACAACTGGTGTTGCGGGTGGAAAACGAAGATGAAGTGATTCGCTTGTTACAGCAGGCTGACGCCCATCACATTGCGCTGACCTTCAGAGCGGCAGGCACCAGCCTGTCGGGTCAGGCGGTGACGGACTCGGTGCTGGTGCAATTACAGGGATGGCGAGAGCACCGGATCGAACAGAATGGAGCTCGGATTCGTCTGCAACCCGGTGTGATCGGCGCTCACGCCAATCGCTATCTTGCGCCTTTCCGACGCAAAATCGGACCGGACCCTGCTTCCATCAACGCCGCCAAGATTGGAGGAATCGCCGCCAACAACGCTAGCGGCATGTGTTGTGGAACCAAACAAAATAGTTATCACACGCTGTCGCATATTCGCGCCGTGATGGCGGACGGAACCGTTTTGGACACCGCCGACTCAGACTCCCGAAACGCTTTTGCGCAAACTCACGGGGCGCTATTGCAAGGCCTGTCGAAACTGCGCGCGGAGATTCTCGCCAAGCCCGAGCTGGCGGCGAAAATACGACACAAATATCGCCTGAAAAATACAACCGGTTACGGCATCAACGCACTGCTCGACTTCACCGATCCCGTAGACATCCTCGCCCACCTGCTGATCGGCTCAGAAGGGACGCTGGGCTTCATTTCCGCCATTACTTACAACACGGTGGAAGACCATCCCGACAAAGCCACCGCGCTGGTGTTTTTTCCAGATATCCATATCGCCTGTCAGGCGGTGGCGGCGCTGAAAGCCTCGCCCGTGGCGGCAGTGGAGCTGATTGATCGACGTGGACTCGCTTCTGTGCAGAGCAAGCCCGGAACGCCTGAGTTTGTATGCGACCTGCCCTCCGGCGCGGCGGCGCTGTTAATCGAGACCCGAGCCGCTGACGCCTGGTCGTTGGACGAGCAGATTCAACAGATTCAGCAACTGCTCAATGAGTTTTCACTGCTCAACCAAGTCCCGTTCAGCAAAGATCCACACCACTGCGCGCAATTGTGGAACCTGCGCAAAGGATTGTTTCCCGCCTTGGGAGCGGCTCGGGAAGTGGGAACCACCGTTATCATCGAAGACATTGCATTTCCGATTGAACACTTGGCGGAAGGCGTCCTGGAGTTGCAGCGTCTTTTCAATGAGTACGATTACCCGGATGCGTTGATTTTCGGCCACGCCCTGGAAGGCAATCTGCATTTTGTGTTTTCACAGGAGTTTTCGTCAGAGCTGGCCATCGAACGTTATCGCGGCCTGATGGATGCAGTCGCGCAATTGGTCGCGGTGCGCTTCGGCGGCTCCCTCAAAGCCGAACACGGCACCGGCCGCAATATGGCCCCATTTGTTGAACTGGAATGGGGTGCGGAGGCTTACGCCGTCATGCGTCGCATCAAAGCGCTGTTCGACCCCAAAGGTATTCTGAATCCCGGGGTCATTATCAACGATGATCCGGAGGCGCACTTACGCCACCTCAAGCCGCTGCCCGCCGCCGACCCGCTGATAGACAAGTGCATTGAGTGTGGATTCTGCGAGCCTGCCTGCCCTTCCCGGGAACTGACCTTAACGCCACGCCAGCGTATCGTCGCGTCCCGGGAAATCGCCCGCCTGCAAGCCAGCGGAGAAGACGCGGAACAATTACAAGCGCTGGTGGACGCTTATGACTACGCGGGAGACGACACTTGCGCCGCGTGCGGATTATGCGCCCTAAGTTGCCCTGTGAGCATTAACACCGGCGATCTCACCCGTCTGCATCGCAAACAGAAAAACACCGCGCGAGCGGGTAAAGCCCAATGGGCCGCCGAACACTTTTCAATGCTGACCAAGGCTACGCGCCTGGGGCTGGGCGGCGCAGACGCCATGCACCGGATTTTAGGCGCAGGGGCCATGGCGAAACTAAGCCACGCCGCCCGCAAACTAAGCAAAGAACGGATACCCCTCTGGCACCCTTATCTTCCCACCGCCGCCAGCCCATGTCGGACTGATAAAAAGGCGGCGGACGTTGTGTATTTCAGCAGCTGCGCTTCCCGCACCATGGGCCCCGCCCGGGGAGACGCGGAAACCCGCTCTCTCACGGAGGCCTGTTTACGCTTGTTGGAAAAGGCGGGATTTCAGGTCCGCTTCCCGCCCAATACCGGCCAACTTTGTTGTGGTCTGCCCTTCGCCAGCAAAGGGTTTCCCGACAGCGCCCGGCAAAAGGCCGAAGAGCTGGCGCAAGCGCTGCTGGCGTCCAGCGAAGACGGACGACTTGCCGTCTTTTGCGACGCCAGCCCATGCACGCAGAAGTTAAAAGAAGCAATAGAGCAAACGGAGACCGGGAAGAAATTACGAATTTACGATTCCGTCGAGTTTATCCACGACTTCGTGCTGGATCGCCTGACCATTCAAAAGGAGGAGTCGCCCATCGCCATCCATGTCACCTGCAGCGCGCAAAAAATGGGAATTGGCGAAAAGCTCCTGGCGATCGCCAAGCGCTGCTGCAACCAAGTGGTGACGCCGGAGCATATTACCTGCTGTGGTTTCGCCGGCGACAGAGGTTTCAGTCATCCCGAATTGAACGCGTCAGCGTTGGCGCCGCTGAAAGCGCAAATACAGCATAAGGGGTGCGGCGAAGGCTTCTCCAACAGCCGCAGTTGCGAAATCGGGTTATCCCTGCATGCGGGCGTACACTATCACAGCATTGTTTATCTGGTGGACAGAGTCAGTGAAAAAACAGCGGAGCCGGAAAGAGTATGA
- a CDS encoding LutC/YkgG family protein, producing the protein MSSREAILNRLRTYRQPQPSQPVQAPASAPAMLSVAEKVRVFTENLHAAHAEVITATEENWTRRLLSVLRETGVHSVTYAPNTPHGESLKSAAHAYPELQLHAYENNIESCKDALFNHIQCGFGAAMKGVAETGTLMVKTGPDEPRALSLVPPTHSLIIHAKDLYADLPEALHRTQITAALPTNLLLISGPSKTADIQQTLAYGAHGPKRLIVVLIVPEESDHV; encoded by the coding sequence ATGAGTAGTCGCGAAGCTATCCTCAATCGTCTACGCACTTATCGGCAGCCCCAACCCTCTCAGCCCGTGCAAGCCCCTGCTTCTGCACCGGCGATGCTCAGTGTTGCGGAGAAAGTTCGCGTGTTTACAGAGAACCTGCATGCGGCGCACGCCGAAGTGATCACGGCGACGGAAGAGAATTGGACGCGGCGACTTTTATCAGTCTTGCGGGAAACTGGTGTCCATAGCGTGACGTATGCCCCGAATACGCCCCATGGAGAAAGCCTAAAATCGGCGGCGCATGCGTATCCCGAACTACAGCTGCACGCCTATGAGAACAATATCGAGAGCTGCAAAGACGCGCTGTTCAATCACATCCAGTGCGGTTTCGGCGCGGCCATGAAGGGCGTTGCGGAGACAGGAACCTTGATGGTGAAAACCGGGCCCGACGAGCCCCGCGCGCTGTCTTTGGTTCCCCCTACGCACAGCCTGATTATCCATGCCAAAGACTTGTATGCGGATTTACCGGAAGCGCTTCATCGAACCCAAATCACAGCCGCTTTGCCCACCAATTTATTGCTCATCTCCGGTCCTTCCAAAACCGCTGATATTCAGCAAACGCTGGCCTACGGCGCCCATGGTCCCAAGCGATTAATTGTAGTTCTGATTGTTCCAGAGGAAAGCGACCATGTCTGA
- a CDS encoding LutB/LldF family L-lactate oxidation iron-sulfur protein has product MSRFEPATVNLEFDKRVGDALQDQELRANFRGAMDFLMGKRAAMFPDKEGLEALRTQGEAIRNRCLSQLPELLEQFEQRCTENGIQVHWAETAQEANAIILEIMHKHDATRMVKGKSMASEEIGLNHFLADHGVECLETDMGEYIVQLADETPSHIIMPAIHKNKQQIARLFNQKIDGVEYSENVDRLIGIGRDVLRQKFFEADVGLSGVNFAVAETGTLCLVENEGNGRMTTTVPPVHIALCGIEKVVESLRDIPPLLKLLTRSATGQAITTYFNMISSPRKPDEKDGPKEVHVVLLDNGRSRMYADKQLQQTLRCIRCGACMNHCPVYTRIGGHAYGTTYPGPIGQVVSPQIWGLHTAGSITKACSLNGACGEACPVKIPLADLIRRLRYESNNSEPTSVPAPRGQGALRKRSEAVTWKLWALLLHKPGLYALALFIATRLRALAPRRIGPWTRYRSAPKPAARSLHELAAQRSQSNASSQEHGRHE; this is encoded by the coding sequence ATGAGCCGCTTTGAGCCCGCCACGGTCAACCTTGAATTCGACAAGCGCGTCGGCGACGCCCTGCAAGACCAGGAGTTACGCGCCAATTTCCGGGGAGCCATGGACTTCCTGATGGGCAAACGCGCCGCCATGTTCCCCGACAAAGAGGGCCTGGAAGCCTTACGCACCCAAGGCGAGGCTATCCGCAATCGTTGCCTGAGCCAGCTTCCCGAGTTGCTGGAGCAGTTCGAACAGCGCTGTACGGAAAACGGCATCCAGGTGCACTGGGCGGAGACCGCGCAGGAGGCCAACGCCATCATTCTGGAAATCATGCACAAGCATGACGCCACCAGAATGGTGAAAGGTAAATCCATGGCGTCGGAGGAGATTGGGCTCAATCATTTCCTGGCCGATCATGGCGTCGAGTGTCTGGAAACCGACATGGGCGAATACATCGTCCAACTGGCGGACGAAACGCCCTCGCACATCATCATGCCCGCGATTCACAAGAACAAACAGCAGATCGCCCGTCTGTTCAACCAGAAAATAGACGGCGTGGAATATAGCGAAAACGTCGACCGCCTGATCGGCATTGGGCGCGATGTGTTGCGCCAGAAATTTTTCGAGGCGGACGTCGGCCTCTCCGGCGTGAACTTCGCCGTCGCGGAGACGGGTACGCTCTGTCTGGTGGAAAATGAAGGCAATGGCCGCATGACCACCACTGTTCCGCCTGTGCATATCGCGCTTTGCGGCATTGAAAAAGTGGTCGAATCCCTGCGTGACATTCCTCCCCTGTTGAAGCTGCTCACCCGCTCCGCCACCGGACAGGCCATCACTACCTACTTCAACATGATCAGCAGCCCACGCAAACCAGATGAAAAAGACGGCCCTAAGGAAGTGCATGTTGTACTGCTGGATAACGGACGTTCGCGCATGTACGCGGATAAGCAGCTGCAACAGACCCTGCGCTGCATTCGCTGCGGCGCCTGCATGAACCACTGCCCGGTGTATACCCGCATTGGCGGACATGCTTATGGAACGACTTATCCCGGCCCCATCGGCCAGGTGGTGTCGCCACAGATCTGGGGTCTGCACACGGCGGGCTCTATCACCAAGGCCTGCTCTCTCAATGGCGCCTGTGGAGAAGCCTGTCCGGTCAAAATTCCATTGGCGGACCTCATACGCCGCCTGCGTTATGAATCTAACAACAGCGAGCCAACGTCCGTACCGGCCCCAAGAGGCCAGGGGGCGTTACGCAAACGCTCGGAAGCCGTTACCTGGAAGTTATGGGCGTTGCTGTTGCATAAGCCCGGGCTGTACGCACTCGCGCTATTCATCGCCACTCGGCTGCGCGCGCTGGCGCCCAGGCGCATCGGTCCCTGGACCCGCTATCGCAGCGCCCCCAAACCCGCCGCGCGCTCTTTACATGAGCTGGCGGCGCAGCGCTCTCAATCAAACGCGTCATCACAGGAGCACGGTCGGCATGAGTAG
- a CDS encoding (Fe-S)-binding protein, with protein sequence MQRAYPEKPAQVYFFGTCLIDLFYPEAGMAGIQLLEREGVKVIYPQQQSCCGQPAYNSGYDNEARKVAAAQIACLQGGLPVVVPSASCADMFRHHYPDLFADTPLRKQALDLAARTYELTEFLAHVCKVRLVDHGPAATVAIHNSCSAQRGMKTAQDAISLLRQMRNVAIVQQERASECCGFGGTFAVKAPDISNAMVQDKCDNLLATGASDLVSGDCGCLMNISGALEKRKETLPAQHIASFIWERTQ encoded by the coding sequence ATGCAACGAGCCTATCCGGAAAAGCCTGCGCAGGTATATTTTTTCGGCACCTGCCTCATCGACCTGTTCTATCCCGAAGCCGGTATGGCGGGCATTCAATTACTGGAACGCGAAGGCGTGAAAGTGATCTATCCGCAACAGCAGTCCTGTTGCGGCCAGCCCGCCTATAACTCGGGATATGATAATGAGGCGCGCAAAGTGGCGGCGGCGCAAATCGCCTGCCTGCAGGGCGGTCTGCCGGTGGTGGTTCCTTCTGCTTCCTGTGCGGACATGTTCCGCCATCACTACCCGGATCTGTTCGCCGATACGCCCCTGCGTAAACAGGCTCTGGATTTGGCGGCGCGCACCTACGAGCTCACCGAGTTTCTGGCGCATGTCTGCAAAGTGCGGCTTGTGGATCATGGACCTGCCGCCACCGTGGCCATCCACAACTCCTGCAGCGCCCAGCGCGGCATGAAGACAGCGCAAGACGCCATCTCCCTGCTGCGCCAGATGCGTAACGTGGCCATCGTACAGCAGGAGCGCGCCTCGGAATGTTGCGGATTTGGCGGCACGTTCGCAGTGAAAGCGCCGGACATTTCCAACGCGATGGTGCAGGACAAATGCGACAACCTGCTCGCCACCGGCGCCAGTGATCTGGTTTCCGGCGACTGCGGTTGTTTGATGAATATCAGCGGCGCTCTGGAAAAACGCAAAGAGACGCTCCCAGCGCAACATATCGCTTCCTTTATATGGGAGCGTACGCAATGA
- the pdhR gene encoding pyruvate dehydrogenase complex transcriptional repressor PdhR yields the protein MPVMKPLKQPKLSDVIVDSLEQMILEGSLKPGQRLPPERALAVQFEVSRPSVREAIQKLEAKGLVVRRQGGGNFVSQELGASYTEPLFALIGQHPEAQYDLLEFRHALEGVAAYYAAIRGTGADRKIIEKRYNDWLNYHEQRVSDLEAKADAEFHLSIAEAAHNVVLLHTMRALFTLLKQNIVSNLHYLYEEEAMRLKIKEQHFRLKEAVLARDPNAARAAAHEHLAYVEEIVLEKGKADSRNMRSLRRLQNLDE from the coding sequence ATGCCTGTAATGAAGCCCCTCAAACAACCCAAGTTGTCGGACGTGATCGTCGACAGCCTGGAGCAGATGATATTGGAAGGCAGCCTGAAACCAGGTCAGCGGTTGCCTCCCGAGCGGGCGTTGGCGGTGCAGTTTGAAGTATCCAGGCCCTCTGTGCGAGAGGCTATCCAGAAACTGGAGGCCAAAGGGCTGGTGGTGAGGCGTCAGGGCGGGGGCAATTTTGTGTCCCAGGAACTGGGCGCCAGTTACACCGAGCCGTTGTTCGCCCTGATCGGGCAGCATCCGGAAGCGCAGTATGACCTGTTGGAGTTCCGTCACGCGCTGGAAGGCGTGGCCGCTTACTACGCCGCGATTCGCGGGACGGGGGCGGATCGCAAAATTATTGAAAAACGCTACAATGACTGGCTGAACTATCACGAACAACGCGTCTCTGATCTAGAGGCGAAAGCGGATGCGGAGTTTCATCTGTCCATCGCGGAAGCCGCTCATAATGTGGTGTTGCTTCATACTATGCGCGCATTGTTCACCTTGTTGAAACAGAATATTGTTAGCAACCTACATTACCTCTACGAAGAAGAGGCGATGCGGCTGAAAATAAAAGAGCAACACTTTCGCCTGAAAGAAGCCGTACTGGCGAGAGATCCGAACGCCGCGCGAGCCGCGGCTCACGAGCATCTCGCTTATGTGGAAGAAATCGTATTGGAAAAAGGCAAGGCCGATTCCAGAAACATGCGCTCCCTGCGGCGCCTGCAAAATCTGGATGAATAA
- the aceE gene encoding pyruvate dehydrogenase (acetyl-transferring), homodimeric type has product MHDDADPIETQEWLDSMESVLDAEGVERATYLLTRLAERATRDGTQLPYSITTPYRNTIPHTKEARMPGDLFMERRIRSLVRWNALAMVLRANKKPGELGGHLSSFSSIATLYDVGFNYFFHAGDDKREGDLIYFQGHTSPGVYARSFLEGRFSEEQMDNYRSEVDGNGLSSYPHPWLMPDYWQFPTVSMGLGPIQAIYQAHVMKYLHSRELTNMEGRKVWCFVGDGECDEPETLGAIGLAGREKLDNLIFVINCNLQRLDGPVRGNGKIIQELEGIFRGAGWNVLKVVWGRLWDPLFEKDDHGLMQKRMDEAVDGEMQNFKSNGGAYTRKHFFGKYPELQKMVENMSDEDIYKLNRGGHDPYKVYAAYHNAVNHKGQPTVILAHTVKGYGFGEQGEAQNTTHQLKKLDMETVKKFRDRFGVPISDDEIENLPYYRPAPDSPEALYMKKMRESLGGFLPKRRKDCQPLQIPGLDAFDAVLKGSDGREISTTMAFVRVLNALVKDKQIGGRVVPIVPDEARTFGMEGMFRQLGIYTSEGQKYVPNDRNQIMYYKEDKQGQILEEGINEAGAMSAWIAAATSYSTNDYPLIPFYIYYSMFGFQRVGDLAWAAGDMRARGFLLGGTAGRTTLNGEGLQHQDGHSHIISATIPNCVSYDPTYGYEVAVIVRDGLRRMYGENENVYYYLTLMNENYEHPAMPEGAEEGILKGMYLFEEGAKDGKARVQLLGCGAIFNEVRAAAKLLKDDFSIDSDIWSVTSFTELAREGHHVRRWNMLHPEEPRRESYVKQCLKDREGPVIASTDYMRLFADQVRQFIPQQTVHVLGTDGFGRSDTREKLRRHFEVDRYYVAVAALDCLAREDKIERSVVTEAIRKYGIDPNKPNPIYA; this is encoded by the coding sequence ATGCATGATGATGCCGATCCTATTGAAACCCAGGAGTGGTTGGATTCAATGGAATCCGTCCTGGATGCCGAAGGCGTCGAGCGTGCAACCTACCTGCTGACACGGTTGGCGGAGCGGGCGACGCGCGACGGGACGCAATTGCCTTATTCCATTACGACACCCTATCGCAACACTATTCCGCATACTAAAGAAGCGCGTATGCCTGGCGACCTGTTCATGGAGCGCCGCATTCGTTCATTGGTGCGCTGGAACGCTCTGGCGATGGTGCTGCGTGCGAACAAGAAGCCTGGCGAGTTGGGCGGACACTTGTCCTCGTTCTCTTCCATCGCCACTCTGTACGATGTGGGCTTCAACTATTTCTTCCACGCTGGCGACGACAAGCGCGAAGGCGATTTGATCTACTTCCAGGGTCACACTTCCCCTGGCGTATACGCCCGTTCTTTCCTGGAAGGCCGCTTCTCTGAAGAGCAGATGGACAACTACCGCAGCGAAGTTGACGGTAACGGTCTGTCCTCTTATCCGCACCCATGGCTGATGCCTGATTACTGGCAGTTCCCGACGGTATCTATGGGTCTGGGCCCGATTCAGGCGATCTACCAGGCGCACGTGATGAAGTACCTGCACAGCCGTGAGCTGACCAATATGGAAGGCCGCAAAGTGTGGTGTTTCGTTGGCGACGGCGAGTGCGACGAGCCTGAAACTCTGGGGGCCATCGGTTTGGCCGGCCGTGAAAAGCTGGACAACCTGATCTTCGTCATCAACTGTAACCTGCAGCGCCTGGACGGACCGGTGCGCGGCAACGGCAAGATTATCCAGGAACTGGAAGGCATCTTCCGCGGCGCGGGCTGGAACGTATTGAAAGTCGTCTGGGGACGCCTGTGGGACCCTCTGTTCGAAAAAGACGACCACGGTCTTATGCAGAAGCGTATGGACGAAGCGGTCGACGGCGAAATGCAGAACTTCAAATCCAATGGCGGCGCTTACACTCGTAAGCACTTCTTTGGTAAGTACCCGGAACTGCAGAAAATGGTTGAGAACATGTCCGACGAGGACATTTACAAGCTCAACCGCGGCGGTCACGACCCCTACAAAGTGTATGCCGCCTATCATAATGCGGTGAACCACAAAGGTCAGCCGACTGTTATTCTGGCGCATACCGTGAAGGGTTATGGTTTCGGCGAGCAGGGCGAAGCCCAGAACACCACGCACCAGTTGAAGAAACTGGATATGGAGACAGTTAAGAAATTCCGCGATCGTTTCGGCGTGCCGATCTCCGACGACGAGATCGAGAACCTGCCTTACTACCGTCCGGCGCCGGATTCTCCTGAAGCGCTGTACATGAAGAAAATGCGTGAAAGCCTGGGCGGCTTCCTGCCCAAGCGCCGCAAAGACTGCCAGCCGCTGCAGATTCCAGGGCTGGATGCATTCGACGCAGTATTGAAAGGCAGCGACGGTCGCGAAATCTCCACCACCATGGCGTTTGTGCGCGTGCTCAATGCCTTGGTCAAGGACAAGCAGATCGGCGGTCGCGTTGTTCCGATCGTCCCTGACGAAGCCCGTACCTTCGGTATGGAGGGCATGTTCCGTCAGTTGGGTATTTATACTTCCGAAGGTCAGAAGTATGTGCCGAATGATCGCAATCAGATCATGTACTACAAGGAAGACAAGCAAGGTCAGATCCTTGAGGAAGGCATCAACGAGGCGGGCGCCATGTCCGCGTGGATTGCTGCGGCGACATCCTACAGCACTAACGATTACCCGTTGATCCCGTTCTACATTTACTACTCCATGTTCGGCTTCCAGCGCGTTGGCGACTTGGCCTGGGCGGCTGGCGATATGCGCGCGCGCGGCTTCCTGTTGGGCGGCACCGCTGGCCGCACTACGCTGAACGGGGAAGGTTTGCAGCATCAGGATGGCCACAGCCACATTATTTCAGCGACTATCCCGAACTGCGTTTCCTATGATCCGACTTACGGTTACGAAGTTGCGGTTATCGTTCGCGACGGTCTGCGTCGTATGTATGGCGAAAACGAAAACGTCTACTACTACCTGACGCTGATGAACGAGAACTATGAGCATCCCGCCATGCCCGAAGGCGCCGAAGAAGGCATCCTGAAAGGGATGTACCTGTTCGAAGAAGGCGCGAAAGACGGCAAGGCGCGCGTTCAGTTGCTGGGTTGCGGCGCTATCTTCAACGAAGTGCGCGCAGCGGCGAAACTGCTGAAAGACGATTTCAGCATCGACAGCGACATCTGGTCCGTCACCAGCTTCACCGAGCTGGCTCGCGAAGGCCATCACGTCCGTCGCTGGAACATGCTGCATCCAGAAGAGCCGCGTCGCGAGAGCTACGTGAAGCAGTGTCTGAAAGATCGCGAAGGTCCGGTGATCGCTTCTACCGATTACATGCGTCTGTTCGCCGATCAGGTGCGTCAGTTCATTCCGCAGCAGACCGTACACGTGCTGGGTACAGACGGGTTTGGCCGCAGCGACACTCGCGAGAAGCTGAGACGTCATTTCGAAGTCGACCGTTACTACGTTGCGGTGGCTGCGCTGGATTGTCTGGCTCGCGAAGACAAGATCGAACGTTCTGTGGTGACTGAAGCGATCCGCAAATACGGCATTGATCCTAACAAACCGAACCCAATCTACGCCTGA
- the aceF gene encoding dihydrolipoyllysine-residue acetyltransferase codes for MSNIEVKVPDIGGASDVEVIEVCVKPGDEVNAEDSLIVLESDKATMDIPSPQAGKIAELKIKVGDKVSEGDLILLMAGEGAAEASEPAPAQEEKSAPAPAQEPEPAAPAAAPAASGGVQTIPVPDIGGAEGVTVIEISVKEGDTVKVDDSILVLESDKATMEVPSPFAGVIKKLLIKANDSVSEGDAIAEIEVEGAAPAAAPAEQAPAPSKASAEPAKAAPASAPVSAPAQQESAPATSGKVHAGPAVRRLAREFGVDLAMVKGSGPKGRILKQDLQTFVKNGMQQLKAGAAGGVVSSGVGLPTVKLPDFSQFGQIDRLPMSKIHQVTADNMARNWLVVPHVTQFDDADITDLEDFRKAQKAAGEKKGVKLTPLPFLLKACAYALETYPQFNVSLDMDKKEVIQKHYINIGVAVDTPAGLVVPVIRDVNKKSLWELAQECADMAAKAKDRKLKPNEMQGGCFTISSLGSLGGTAFTPIVNTPEVAILGVSKAQMKPVYENGGFVPRLMLPLSLSYDHRAINGADAARFTSLLGELLGDIRKLLL; via the coding sequence GTGAGTAATATCGAAGTCAAAGTTCCTGACATCGGCGGAGCATCCGATGTTGAGGTTATTGAGGTCTGCGTGAAGCCCGGCGACGAGGTGAATGCGGAAGATTCACTGATTGTCCTGGAATCCGATAAGGCCACTATGGATATCCCTTCTCCTCAGGCGGGTAAAATCGCCGAGTTGAAGATCAAGGTGGGAGATAAAGTATCCGAAGGCGATCTGATTCTTTTGATGGCGGGCGAAGGCGCTGCGGAAGCATCTGAGCCAGCGCCGGCGCAGGAAGAGAAATCAGCCCCGGCCCCGGCGCAAGAACCCGAGCCGGCTGCGCCTGCGGCGGCTCCAGCCGCATCCGGCGGCGTACAGACGATTCCTGTGCCGGATATCGGCGGCGCCGAAGGCGTAACGGTTATCGAAATTTCCGTGAAGGAAGGCGACACCGTTAAGGTCGACGACTCTATTCTGGTGCTGGAATCAGATAAGGCGACGATGGAAGTGCCATCGCCTTTCGCCGGCGTTATCAAGAAGTTGCTGATCAAAGCCAATGACTCGGTCAGCGAAGGCGACGCCATTGCGGAAATCGAGGTAGAGGGCGCCGCACCTGCGGCGGCTCCGGCTGAGCAAGCCCCTGCGCCTTCCAAGGCGTCTGCGGAGCCAGCTAAAGCGGCTCCAGCTTCAGCGCCCGTCAGTGCGCCGGCGCAGCAAGAGTCCGCTCCAGCGACGTCCGGCAAAGTGCATGCTGGTCCTGCTGTGCGTCGTTTGGCGCGTGAGTTCGGCGTTGACCTGGCCATGGTCAAAGGCTCTGGTCCGAAAGGCCGTATCCTGAAGCAGGACCTGCAGACCTTCGTCAAGAACGGAATGCAGCAGCTTAAGGCTGGCGCTGCTGGCGGCGTAGTCAGCTCTGGCGTTGGCTTGCCGACGGTGAAACTGCCTGACTTCTCGCAATTCGGACAGATTGATCGTCTGCCGATGAGCAAGATCCATCAGGTGACCGCTGATAATATGGCGCGCAACTGGTTGGTGGTTCCTCATGTCACGCAGTTTGACGATGCGGACATCACCGATTTGGAGGACTTCCGCAAGGCGCAGAAGGCGGCTGGGGAGAAGAAAGGCGTCAAGCTGACGCCGCTGCCCTTCCTGCTGAAGGCGTGCGCCTATGCGCTGGAAACTTATCCGCAGTTCAACGTGTCGTTGGATATGGATAAGAAAGAAGTCATTCAGAAGCATTACATCAACATCGGCGTGGCGGTGGACACCCCCGCAGGCCTGGTGGTGCCGGTTATCCGCGACGTCAACAAGAAGAGTCTGTGGGAACTGGCGCAGGAGTGTGCGGATATGGCGGCCAAGGCCAAAGATCGTAAGCTCAAGCCAAACGAAATGCAGGGCGGCTGCTTCACTATCTCCAGCCTGGGCAGTTTGGGCGGCACAGCGTTCACGCCTATCGTGAATACGCCTGAAGTGGCGATTCTGGGCGTGTCCAAAGCGCAGATGAAGCCAGTATATGAGAACGGCGGCTTTGTTCCCCGTTTGATGCTGCCGTTGAGCTTATCCTACGACCACCGCGCCATTAACGGCGCCGACGCTGCGCGTTTCACCTCTTTGCTGGGTGAACTGCTGGGCGACATCCGTAAGTTGTTGCTGTAA